One genomic window of Anser cygnoides isolate HZ-2024a breed goose chromosome 11, Taihu_goose_T2T_genome, whole genome shotgun sequence includes the following:
- the DAPK2 gene encoding death-associated protein kinase 2 isoform X2, with protein sequence MKSPNMALFKQQKVEDVYEIGEELGSVSGGELFDFLAQKESLSEEEATRFIKQILDGVNYLHSQKIAHFDLKPENIMLLDKNVPIPHIKLIDFGLAHKIEDGVEFKNIFGTPEFVAPEIVNYEPLGLAADMWSIGVITYILLSGASPFLGETKQETLANITAVNYEFDEEFFSNTSDLAKDFIQKLLVKDTRKRLTIQEALSHPWITTHQLKEETKVEENKKVENTQLKTKRLREYTIKCHSSMPPNNTYINFERFARVVEDISLMERNFSTLAASHDSLQEDIDALVSIYNEKEAWYKEENESVRHKLSQLKYEYRKIESLKRHLQDDIKTVGASLKGITGKYADLQSQYESLSQELSEDLKWIQDLMSSFQPENGNEACVNGNFDSVFSKDINESLMDLLNRSCCEEFLAGLNLDVAESNQ encoded by the exons TGTGTCTGGTGGAGAACTTTTTGACTTCCTAGCACAGAAGGAGTCTTTGAGTGAAGAGGAAGCAACCAGATTCATCAAGCAGATTTTGGATGGTGTGAACTACCTTCACTCTCAGAAAATAGCTCACTTTGATTTAAAG ccTGAAAACATTATGCTTCTAGACAAAAATGTCCCTATTCCACACATCAAACTCATTGACTTTGGCCTGGCTCACAAAATAGAAGACGGAGttgaatttaaaaacatttttggaacTCCAGAATTTGTAG CTCCAGAAATAGTAAATTATGAGCCACTGGGACTAGCTGCAGATATGTG GAGCATAGGAGTCATCACCTACATACT GCTTAGCGGTGCATCGCCTTTCCTTGGAGAAACTAAGCAAGAAACACTTGCTAACATCACAGCTGTGAATTATGAGTTTGATGAAGAATTTTTCAGCAATACCAGTGACCTGGCAAAAGATTTTATTCAGAAACTCCTGGTGAAAGATACACG gaaacgGCTTACCATTCAGGAAGCTCTATCTCATCCATGGATAACG ACTCACCAgctgaaggaagaaacaaaagtcGAAGAAAACAAGAAGGTTGAGAACACACAGCTGAAGACAAAACGGCTGAGAGAGTACACCATAAAATGCCATTCGAGTATGCCTCCCAACAATACCTACATCAACTTTGAACGCTTTGCGCGGGTAGTGGAAGACATTTCACTTATGGAACGAAATTTCAGCACTTTGGCTGCATCCCATGATTCTTTGCAGGAGGACATTGATGCTCTGGTTTCCATTTATAATGAGAAAGAAGCTTGGTATAAAGAAGAGAATGAAAGTGTGAGGCACAAGCTCTCTCAACTGAAGTATGAATACCGTAAAATTGAATCCCTGAAGAGGCATCTACAAGACGATATCAAGACTGTAGGTGCTAGTCTCAAAGGCATAACTGGGAAATATGCTGATCTGCAGAGTCAGTATGAATCTCTCAGTCAAGAACTTTCTGAAGATCTTAAGTGGATACAGGATTTAATGAGTAGTTTTCAaccagaaaatggaaatgaagccTGTGTGAATGGAAACTTTGACTCTGTTTTCAGCAAAGACATTAATGAATCACTAATGGACCTGTTAAACAGATCTTGCTGTGAAGAATTCCTCGCAGGGTTAAATCTTGATGTAGCAGAATCAAATCAGTAA